Genomic DNA from Lactuca sativa cultivar Salinas chromosome 8, Lsat_Salinas_v11, whole genome shotgun sequence:
AGAGAAAGAAAGGGAGGGGATATGGAGTGGAAGGAGGGATGATGGTGAGGAGCTAATAGGTAACAGGTGAGCTGGGTTTGATTTTTGAAGAATATAAAGGTATTGAAGAATATGATGATGATGTTCTGGTGGATACTCAATCGATTATTGGCAGCTAATCGATTTTACATACCAACAATGAGagaggggaggggggggggggctttcattttttaattattaaaatgaataaataattattaaaagttaaaaaatgaatttagaaatagaaaataaatacccAAGGGTATTAAAGTCATTTTAGTTTACCAAGGGACCAAATCCGCACTGAAACTACCTCAAAGGGACCACGAAGCCAAAAAAGttggggtttggactaaaacccccaaaAATGCAAACCACGGGGGACCATTTCGCAATTTTGTCTTTAAAATATCAAAAAATAACAGCATGGGTAAAACAATATTTTTAAGAGTGGTAGGGACTAAAGATGCAACAAACCCAAACAATAAGGACCGTCTGAGTTAAAATTTATTCTTAGGGACCAACTACACAGATTActccaaaccacaaggaccattcatgtaatttacccaATTTGATATTTTAGACTTTGGCTATAATACTTTAGCATTTTGGTAGGTTTGGTCATTATATAGAAAAtaaatgacaaaattgcaaaaatggtccatgtggtatgcatttttttgggggttttagtccaaaccccgacttttttggtttcgtggtccttttgaccatgtttgcttgtgattttggtccctcgaaaaattaaaaagactaaaatgccctttctgatatattttttatgtttttccattttaatttaaaagaaaaataatataattaattaatttgggtctctctctctctcaaataatTTGGGCCCTTACCCTTTTCACCTGATCGTCTTCTTCATTAAAACATATCTATCTTTCTCtcgccatctctctctctctctctctctctctcaaataatTTGGGCCCTTACCCTTTTTACCTGATCGTCTTCTTCATTAAAACACACAAACTGAGGTAGCGACTAATCTCCGGTGCATCCTTCTTCTCCGGCGAGGTAGCGACTAAACTCCGGTGCATCCTTCATCTCCGGCGACAATGAAACCACAAACTCCTCAGGTGTGACTCGAAGAGGTAGGAGGGTGGTGTTCTGTGGTGGTTCAATGATGACGATGCTGCTTACAGAGGTTCCATATGCTCCTGCTACCTAACACAAACAACATCGACCCTCCTCTACCGCTGCCATCTTCACCGTGGTCTTCAGCCTCCTCTACCGCTGCCATCTCCACTGTCTAAAAAGCCCCTTCGGCACCCCAAGCATCTTCCATCGATGGAGATTTAGATCTGGCGTTTCCTTTTGAAATGATTGATCTGAAAATTGAGTTTGATACTAATTTAAATATATTGCATCGATTAAGTTAATGTTGGAAGTGATTGATCTGAAAATTGGGAAAATGATTAGAGTTTGGATCAAGTACATATACTTATAAAAGATTATTTGGGTTTTGGGTTGAGTACACTGATACCAAGCATTGATATTTGGTTCTTGCAATCTCGTTTGATCTTTTGAACACATAtactgaagaaaaaaaaaacgggttttgtgttttttttagtttttgtttaggTTTGTAGTGATTATTGTTCAAATTGGAACTGGATGCAGCAAAGAATAGACGAGAGAGAATAGAAGTGCTAAAATTGGTTTTGAAGATAACCTCGCCGGAGAAGACAACTTCACTGGAAGAGGCGGTGGTTAGGGAAGTGAGGGGTAACGTAaaggatgagagagagagagagaaggtgggcccttcttattattttattattaaaataaataaataattattagattttaaaaaaacgaaagaaaattagaaaataaatatcccaagggtattatagtcatttcaatatTTGGAGGGACCAAATCCGcaacgaaactagctcaaaaggaccactaatccaaaaaagtcgGGGTTCGGACTAAAACCCcgaaaaaatgcataccatagggaccatttttgcaattaagtcaaaataaattacaaaagttGTTCCTGTAACTTATAGTCCTCATGCAGGGTTAtcatattataataaataaataagtttattctcCTATTGATAAATGTCACAATATTAGAAATTGTCATTAATATCAACATATTAattatccattttaaattttaaattttaaatttccaacTCTAGTTACATTAAATTGATAATTGATTcctcattttaaattttaaatttcatcctctaattacattaaattaataacattagaataaaaaataaaataaaataaatatatattataaggtgatataatttcatgtatttatttaaatcaacgattataattttatataactaaaaaatatctcttaattaataatttgtttgaaataattgattaataattttaagtttttactatgaaattttaattaattttataaccgtgattctcacgggttataaactaatatatatatatatatatatatatatatatatatatatatatatatatatatatatatatatatatatatatatatatatatatatatatatatatatatatatatatatatatatatgaaagaatagtatttatttaaatcaaattgAATGGGAATTTTAATTGTCAAATTTAATCGTTCATattttaaattacaaaaatggtccctgtggtatgcaaatttttggggttttagtccaaaccctaagtttttggattatggttttttttggagtggtttgtatgtgaaaatagtccctccaaaaattgaaatgactataatacccttaggtatttatttttcatttttctttattttttttaaatttaatatttatttatttattttaacaattaaaagataataaacccccctctctctctctctctctctctctctctctctctctctctctctctctctgatgcTTCCGGTGACAAACCTAGATCGTCTAATTCTTTAACTATCAGAGTTCTAATTCTTCATTTTTCCTGATTTTGGGTCGATTCACGTTTAGACTTCTATAAATTCTGGAAATAGGTGTAACCTCACTCTTGTTGAAACTCATGCTTCCCTCCTTTCAGTGTGATCGACACCCCATAGAATTTGATGGCTGTTTCTAGGGTTTTAAAACTATTGATTTGGGGATGAAAGAGTTGCAGATTTCTGGGTTTGCTCTTCAAGAACAACAGAAGAAATCGATTGAGAAGTTGAAGACATATCAGGGGACGAAATCAATTTGTTCCAGTTTATGGGTCAACATCGATTTTGTTCCATATTCTCGAATCCATACACGTTGAACGTTGAAGAAATCGATTTACGATTCCAGATTGATATGTAAGAATCGACTATATTTCTTATTCTTGAACAAGAAATCATCAGAAGCCCTGTAACTCGGTTTTTGTTTGGATGCTTTACCTGATACGATTACATCAATAGATTACAAAACAAGCAAATAAATCGTATTACGTAAGAAATTAGGGTTGTAGTAACCTCGGAGATCGGTTTCTGAGAAACATAACCTTTGGGAGATGTGTACTTATCGTAAGAATTATCATCGTCATCTTCTTGAAGCATGTAATCCACCATTTTTCGAGTCAACTCAGCAACGAACTCATCTCCATCGTCGTTGTCAACCTCGCTTGAATCCTGCTCCGACCCGAACGAGGTATTCAGATAGGAGAAAGAAGAGCCCCATGAGCCGATGAAAGCAGACGCGAAACTCAATGGATTCCGATTAATGATGTATTGATCAACAACGAGTAAGCTCGAGTGATTTGAATCATTAAACTTGTCGGCCATGGGAGTTCAAAGCTTTCAAGTTTCAACAGAAAGTATATTTATTCATTGTGTGTTGATGTATGTGAGAACCGTATATTATATggatgattaaaacaaaatgttaagtacgaacgattaaatagaaattttatttgaatttgaaattgaaataagtgaaaattatgagaaaaaacatgcaaataataaattaattaaaattatttgtttaatatgtactaaacaggttaattataacaaaatattaaacataaaggttttaagtgtaaatttatttggaattgaatttgaaatttaaaatttaaaatttgatagtcATTATAATAGGTTTAATTTATAGAAagtaattaatgatatattgaaaatgaaaattaaaataatgacaagtagaaaataaatatatttcaaattatGACATAATGACACGTGACTAATCTTATGAGAGAAGGATATGTAGCAaagtcatttttatttattagagtagatgagagagggggggggggggggggggggtgagccccgtatttttaattaataaaacattaaattaaatagaaaaacgaaaaaaatatatCAGAAGAACATGACAATCATTTCACTATTTAGAGGGACCAACAACGCAACGAAACATgttcaaaaggaccaccaatccagaAAAATCGTgatttggactaaaaccctaaaaaatgtataccacagagaccatttttgcaattttgtctattttctaTTATGTTATAATTAActatttataatttaaataatattaataaattgtaaatataaaatatagtATTTATATATTGAATTCATATAGAATTATGAATTTGTTTTAAAATGTGATAATTTAAAAGTtatttttgataatttttataaattaaaaaaaataaaccgAAGTAAAAAAAGCTAGAGACGGTGAAACATATTTTGTTCTATTTTTTACTCGATTAGAAGTTAAATTATGGAGATGGGTTGATACTTGATGGTTCTAACTTCTAAAACCCCCGTCCCCCTCCTCCCTCTTTCTCCCGATCTCATACTAAAAGCCCTAGTTTTGTCACTCATTGAACATTTGGTCTCCCTACTTCCTCACAACTTAGGGTTTTAGCAACCCATTACCATGTATCTCTACAATCTCACCCTCCAACAAGCCACCGGCATCGTATGTGCCATCAACGGCAGCTTCTCCGGTGGTAACAAATCCCAAGAAATAGTCGTCGCCCGCGGAAAAGTCCTTGAACTCCTGCGCCCCGACGAAAACGGTAAGATCCAAACTATTCTCTCCGTTGATGTTTTTGGTGCTATTAGATCCCTAGCTCAGTTTAGGTTAACCGGTGCCCAAAAAGACTACATCGTTGTCGGCTCCGACTCTGGTCGTATCGTCATTCTCGAATATAACAAGGAGAAAAATGTGTTCGACAAAATTCACCAGGAAACTTTCGGGAAATCTGGAAGTCGTAGAATCGTCCCGGGGCAGTATTTAGCAATTGACCCGAAAGGTCGAGCTGTTATGATTGGTGCTTGTGAAAAGCAAAAGCTCGTTTATGTTCTTAACAGAGATACGGCTGCGAGGTTAACTATTTCTTCTCCATTAGAGGCACACAAGTCACACACAATTACTTACTCCATAGCAGGGGTTGATTGTGGGTTCGATAATCCTATATTTGCTGCTATAGAGTTGGATTATTCAGAGGCTGATCAGGATTCCACCGGTCAGGCTGCAAACGAGGCTCAAAAACATCTTACCTTCTATGAACTAGATTTGGGGCTTAATCATGTTTCAAGGAAATGGTCTGAGCAAGTTGATAATGGTGCTAACATGCTGGTAACTGTacctggtggtggtgatggtccAAGTGGTGTCCTTGTTTGTGCTGAAAATTTCGTCATCTACAAGAATCAAGGTCATCCAGATGTTCGAGCAGTGATTCCTAGAAGGGCAGATCTGCCTGCTGAACGTGGGGTTCTTATCGTTTCAGCCACTATGCACAAGCAAAAGTCAATGTTCTTCTTTCTTCTCCAAACAGAGTATGGGGATGTCTTCAAGGTCACACTTGATCATGATAACGAACGAGTTACAgagttaaaaataaagtattttgatACCATACCTGTCTCATCTTCAATGTGTGTCATGAAACTAGGGTTTCTATTTGCTGCTTCAGAATTTGGCAATCATGCTTTGTATCAATTCCAAGCCATTGGAGCTGATCCCGATGTAGAGTCATCATCAGCTACATTAATGGAAACCGATGAAGGATTCCAACCAGTGTTCTTCAAGCCTAGAGGTCTTAAAAACCTTGTTAGAATCGACCAAGTTGAAAGCTTAATGCCCATTATGGACATGAAAGTTGTAAATCTTTTCGAAGAAGAAACTCCTCAAATTTTTACCCTTTGTGGTCGGGGCCCACGTTCATCTCTTAGAATACTAAGACCAGGGTTAGCCATCAGTGAAATGGCTGTGTCACAACTTCCCGGTGTTCCAAGTGCAGTATGGACTGTCAAGAAGAATGTGAATGATGAATTTGATGCTTACATTGTGGTCTCATTTGCAAATGCAACACTTGTTCTTTCTATTGGTGAAACTGTTGAAGAAGTTAGTGACAGTGGGTTTCTTGATACAACACCTTCACTTGCTGTTTCATTAATAGGTGATGATTCTTTAATGCAAGTACATCCAAGTGGTATTAGACATATAAGAGAAGATGGGCGTATAAACGAATGGAGAACACCTGGAAAAAGAACTATTGTGAAAGTTGGATCAAATAGACTTCAAGTTGTTATCGCATTAAGTGGAGGTGAGATTATATACTTTGAAGTAGATATGACTGGACAGTTGATGGAAGTTGAAAAGAACGAAATGTCGGGTGACGTGGCATGTTTGGATATAGCTCCTGTCCCTGAAGGAAGACAAAGATCCCGGTTTCTTGCAGTTGGATCATATGATAAAACCATCAGAATCTTGTCTTTAGATCCTGATGACTGTATGCAGGTTTTAAGCTTACAAAGTGTCTCTTCACCTCCTGAATCACTTCTGTTTCTTGAAGTTCAAGCTTCTATAGGTGGTGAAGATGGTGCAGATCATCCTGCAAGTTTGTTTTTAAACGCGGGTTTACAGAGTGGGGTTCTTTTTAGGACAGTGGTGGACATGGTGACAGGTCAGCTTTCAGATGCCAGATcccgatttctagggcttagagCTCCTAAATTGTTTTCTATTTTGGTGAGAGGGAGACGTGCTATGCTTTGTTTGTCTAGTAGACCATGGTTAGGTTATGTTCACCAGGGTCACTTTCTTTTAACCCCTCTTTCATATGAAACCCTAGAATATGCAGCTTCTTTTTCATCCGATCAATGTGCTGAAGGTGTTGTTGCGGTTGCTGGTGATGCTTTAAGGGTTTTCACAATCGAAAGATTAGGTGAAACTTTTAATGAAACCTCTATTCCTTTAAGATACACTCCAAGAAAATTTGTGTTTCATCCTAAAAAGAAACTTTTGGTGACAATTGAAAGTGATCAAGGGGCGTTTCCGGCAGAATTACGTGAAAGTGCGAAAAAGGAGTGTTTTGAAGCAGCTGGTCAAGGGCAAAACGGTAAAATGGAGAGTGAAAACGGTAATGATGATGAAGATAAAGACGACCCGTTATCCGATGAGCAATACGGGTACCCGAAAGCTGAAGCGGATAAATGGGTATCTTGTATTAGGGTTCTTGACCCAAAGTCAACTGAAACTACTTGTTTATTGGAGCTTCAAGATGATGAGGCAGCTTTTAGTCTTTGTACTGTGAATTTTCATGATAAGGAGTATGGGACACTTTTAGCTGTGGGGACAGCAAAAGGTTTACAGTTTTGGCCTAAAAAATCTTTAGTTGCTGGATATATTCATATTTATAGATTTGTAAAAGATGGAAGGTCGCTTGAACTTTTACATAAAACACAAGTTGATGGGGTCCCACTTGCTTTGTGTCAGTTTCAAGGAAGATTGCTTGCTGGAATCGGATCTATTCTTAGGCTTTATGATTTGGGGAAAAGAAGGCTGCTTAGAAAATGTGAAAACAAGTTGTTTCCAAACACCATCAATTCCATTCATACATATCGTGATCGAATCTATGTGGGAGACATTCAAGAGGTTTGTTGTTTAACTTTaactttatctttttttttttttttttaaagtcttCTTTCCTTTCTGACATTTGAATGTTTCTTTTGTTTCTGTTTATGTTTCAGTCATTTCACTATTGCAAATACAGACGCGATGAAAACCAGCTGTATGTATTTGCTGATGACTCTGTTCCAAGGTGGCTAACAGCAGCATACCATGTGGACTTTGACACCATGGCAGGTGCAGACAAATTTGGGAACATTTACTTTGTTCGTTTGCCACAAGATGTTTCAGATGAGATTGAAGAAGATCCAACTGGTGGGaagattaaatgggaacaaggGAAGCTTAATGGAGCTCCAAATAAAGTCGAGGAGATTGTTCAGTTTCATGTTGGTGATGTGGTCACATGTTTGCAGAAAGCATCTTTGATTCCAGGTGGAGTGGAGTGTGTCATGTATGGAACTGTCATGGGTAGTCTAGGGGCATTATTGGCATTTAGCTCGCGTGATGATGTGGACTTCTTTTCACATTTGGAGATGCATATGAGACAGGAGCATCCGCCTTTGTGTGGGAGAGACCATATGGcgtatagatctgcttattttcCTGTTAAGGTAATCatcttaatttttatttatagTTATAAAAAATAGAGTAAagttcatttttggtccctgttccaagtaaaatgacactaTTTTTGGGGACCATAATTGCAAAAGTCAGATATATCCGGGGaccaaaaatagtcattttactacAAAGGAAAGAAACACTCAAAACGTTACTCTATAAAGTATATGTTTATGTTTGTGACACCATAAAATGTGGGATTATTTGTGCAGGATGTGATTGATGGAGACCTGTGTGAACAATTTCCGACATTGCCCTTGGATATACAGAGGAAAATTGCGGATGAATTGGATAGGACTCCAGGAGAAATTATGAAGAAATTGGAAGAAGTTAGAAATAAGATTGTTTAAGATAAAGGTAAAGGTGCATGCTTCTGCTAAATGGGTATATTTGTCTTTTTTATACAATCTGGTGACTGAACCTGGGTTTTAATGCATGCAGATGAGATGATGCTATTATGAGTGCCAAAAGCATAGGGTGACTATACGAGGTTAAATTGGAATTGACTTTGATTTTATTATAGCAGCCTTCCCTTCGCTTCTATCTGTTAGATGTTTTCTTGTAATTATACATATGTTTTTATGGAATTTACTCAATTGTTTGTGAATCCTTGTAGAATCGCTACTTATTTTAGTTCTGTGTTTTGTTAAAGAACCAAGGCTAAAGATTTTGGCTCTGTAGTCTGTAGTGAAGTGCATTTATCTGTAACACTCTTTTTAAACCTTTTGAATGGTGATTATTTACTTACCTCTGGAATGCTCATATCTGCTTTATTGTTGCTGTAATGGAGAATGGGTGGAAGTATCAACAAACTTTGATTTGGAATTGAGCAAGAAGTTGTTAAATCCATGATTCCAGTTTAAATCGTAATAATATTGGGAAATAATT
This window encodes:
- the LOC111888991 gene encoding uncharacterized protein LOC111888991, with amino-acid sequence MADKFNDSNHSSLLVVDQYIINRNPLSFASAFIGSWGSSFSYLNTSFGSEQDSSEVDNDDGDEFVAELTRKMVDYMLQEDDDDNSYDKYTSPKGYVSQKPISEVKHPNKNRVTGLLMISCSRIRNIVDSYISIWNRKSISSTFNVYGFENMEQNRC
- the LOC111888959 gene encoding spliceosome-associated protein 130 A is translated as MYLYNLTLQQATGIVCAINGSFSGGNKSQEIVVARGKVLELLRPDENGKIQTILSVDVFGAIRSLAQFRLTGAQKDYIVVGSDSGRIVILEYNKEKNVFDKIHQETFGKSGSRRIVPGQYLAIDPKGRAVMIGACEKQKLVYVLNRDTAARLTISSPLEAHKSHTITYSIAGVDCGFDNPIFAAIELDYSEADQDSTGQAANEAQKHLTFYELDLGLNHVSRKWSEQVDNGANMLVTVPGGGDGPSGVLVCAENFVIYKNQGHPDVRAVIPRRADLPAERGVLIVSATMHKQKSMFFFLLQTEYGDVFKVTLDHDNERVTELKIKYFDTIPVSSSMCVMKLGFLFAASEFGNHALYQFQAIGADPDVESSSATLMETDEGFQPVFFKPRGLKNLVRIDQVESLMPIMDMKVVNLFEEETPQIFTLCGRGPRSSLRILRPGLAISEMAVSQLPGVPSAVWTVKKNVNDEFDAYIVVSFANATLVLSIGETVEEVSDSGFLDTTPSLAVSLIGDDSLMQVHPSGIRHIREDGRINEWRTPGKRTIVKVGSNRLQVVIALSGGEIIYFEVDMTGQLMEVEKNEMSGDVACLDIAPVPEGRQRSRFLAVGSYDKTIRILSLDPDDCMQVLSLQSVSSPPESLLFLEVQASIGGEDGADHPASLFLNAGLQSGVLFRTVVDMVTGQLSDARSRFLGLRAPKLFSILVRGRRAMLCLSSRPWLGYVHQGHFLLTPLSYETLEYAASFSSDQCAEGVVAVAGDALRVFTIERLGETFNETSIPLRYTPRKFVFHPKKKLLVTIESDQGAFPAELRESAKKECFEAAGQGQNGKMESENGNDDEDKDDPLSDEQYGYPKAEADKWVSCIRVLDPKSTETTCLLELQDDEAAFSLCTVNFHDKEYGTLLAVGTAKGLQFWPKKSLVAGYIHIYRFVKDGRSLELLHKTQVDGVPLALCQFQGRLLAGIGSILRLYDLGKRRLLRKCENKLFPNTINSIHTYRDRIYVGDIQESFHYCKYRRDENQLYVFADDSVPRWLTAAYHVDFDTMAGADKFGNIYFVRLPQDVSDEIEEDPTGGKIKWEQGKLNGAPNKVEEIVQFHVGDVVTCLQKASLIPGGVECVMYGTVMGSLGALLAFSSRDDVDFFSHLEMHMRQEHPPLCGRDHMAYRSAYFPVKDVIDGDLCEQFPTLPLDIQRKIADELDRTPGEIMKKLEEVRNKIV